Proteins from a single region of Nitrospirota bacterium:
- a CDS encoding response regulator, whose protein sequence is MANKLLLVNNSVTILKVVELILSEENYEIVFVNDGEEALSKLKSFVPDIILADVELPKLGGYDLCKQVKANKALKDVPFVLLIGAFESLNEQKIKEVGANDYLFKPFDSKEFLNKIHTYIKSSAAVENMDSGDVEDPHKEEEPIELGETSIMDEKDIDSLFEDTHVEETAVFEDSLHGEKDDFQDFTDNDLTTRELKDVLESLTGDDNEDSMDEIMDEPMELDNTSMMSDADIEALLNETMVEETVSFEGDARKLEDANLEELSFDDFDTTQDVILQAKDGKDNGDDSVASLFDELTDELKEGDPVPTQEFLEEEITATEFLDQEELQELSGSFFTKDNQPKAETKDTVSYTPKEDRYREIPMDAGLRPQGDVLLTSFDVISILKRSLDHKIDMVFDEGSILSVFQESVNLYVKENFKDISIDLDDRVSEAINRKINDVVGQINLDAIISQVISSTIKGILSNTVSEMFKMTKEITERVIKNTLEENIPTLREEVEKVIWETVPQMAEKLIKIEIEQIKSEFM, encoded by the coding sequence ATGGCTAATAAGCTTTTGTTAGTAAATAACAGTGTGACCATTCTAAAAGTGGTTGAGCTGATTCTCTCTGAGGAGAATTACGAGATTGTTTTTGTTAACGATGGGGAGGAGGCTCTTTCTAAATTAAAGTCATTTGTTCCGGACATTATCCTTGCTGACGTGGAGCTTCCAAAGCTTGGCGGCTACGACCTCTGTAAACAGGTAAAAGCTAATAAGGCCCTCAAAGATGTGCCCTTTGTACTGCTCATTGGAGCATTTGAATCCCTTAATGAGCAAAAAATAAAAGAGGTCGGAGCTAACGATTACCTGTTTAAACCTTTTGATTCCAAAGAGTTTTTAAATAAGATACATACTTATATAAAATCATCTGCTGCCGTTGAGAATATGGACTCTGGTGATGTGGAGGATCCACACAAGGAGGAGGAGCCTATTGAGCTTGGTGAGACCTCCATCATGGATGAAAAAGACATTGACAGTTTGTTTGAAGACACTCATGTAGAGGAAACGGCTGTGTTTGAGGATTCTCTGCATGGCGAAAAAGATGACTTTCAGGATTTCACAGATAATGATTTAACCACACGGGAACTTAAAGATGTGTTGGAGAGTCTGACAGGCGACGACAATGAAGATTCCATGGATGAGATTATGGATGAACCCATGGAGTTGGATAATACCTCTATGATGAGCGATGCCGACATAGAGGCTCTTCTTAATGAGACGATGGTTGAGGAGACAGTTTCCTTTGAAGGCGATGCAAGGAAACTGGAGGATGCAAATCTTGAAGAGCTGTCCTTTGATGATTTTGACACCACTCAGGATGTAATTCTCCAGGCTAAAGATGGTAAAGACAACGGCGATGACTCTGTTGCTTCACTTTTTGATGAACTTACGGATGAGCTTAAAGAGGGTGACCCTGTCCCAACTCAGGAGTTCTTAGAAGAGGAGATAACCGCAACCGAATTTTTAGATCAAGAGGAGCTGCAGGAGCTCTCCGGCAGTTTCTTTACAAAAGATAATCAACCAAAGGCTGAAACTAAAGATACAGTTTCTTACACCCCTAAAGAAGACAGATACAGAGAAATCCCAATGGATGCCGGCTTAAGGCCGCAAGGTGATGTCCTTCTTACGTCTTTTGATGTAATCAGCATTCTTAAAAGAAGTCTTGACCACAAGATAGATATGGTTTTTGACGAAGGGAGTATTCTTTCCGTATTTCAGGAGTCGGTAAATCTGTATGTTAAGGAAAACTTTAAAGATATCAGTATAGACCTTGATGACCGTGTCTCGGAGGCTATTAACAGGAAAATAAATGATGTTGTAGGCCAGATTAACCTTGATGCCATAATAAGCCAGGTAATATCCTCTACCATTAAGGGGATTTTATCTAACACAGTCAGCGAGATGTTTAAGATGACAAAGGAAATAACAGAGCGTGTCATAAAAAACACTTTGGAGGAAAACATCCCAACACTCAGAGAGGAGGTAGAAAAGGTAATATGGGAGACAGTCCCGCAAATGGCAGAAAAACTAATAAAAATCGAAATAGAGCAGATAAAATCGGAATTCATGTAA
- a CDS encoding valine--tRNA ligase — protein sequence MEDTKKEPSKGYIPSEIEDKWYNFWLKNNLFSPESDSGRPSFSIVIPPPNVTGTLHMGHALNATLQDTLCRWKRMKGFKVLWVPGTDHAGIATQNVVEKMLAKENLTRHTLGRDEFIKRVWEWKRSYGGQIIHQLKKIGASCDWTKERFTLDEGLSNAVREVFVSLFNEGLIYRALRLINWCPRCYTALSDLEAEHEELEGRLTYIKYPLEDGSGHIVVATTRPETMLGDTAVAVNPLDVRYQQLAGKRLILPLTDRAIPIVTDTEVDQAFGTGAVKVTPSHDFNDEAIAKRQNPNLPFITVIGLDGTMTADAGRRFAGLDRYECRKQVVADLKEKGLIQKEEKHVHSVASCYRCKTIIEPLPTAQWYVSVSSMAKDAIDAVKEGKIRIIPDGWKNNYYSWMENIRDWCISRQIWWGHRIPVWYCPKCTDDQGASNSESIFIVLSKKLRGLNEGTYKQLTEAGVEHKDIIQNVRSLTVGISVKPFSASVDPTSCPHCGCGDIIRDQDVLDTWFSSALWPFSTMGWPDKTKDLSEYYPTSVLVTAFDILFFWVARMIMMGLKFMKDRPFNDVYIHALIRDESGQKMSKSKGNVIDPLIMIDEYGADSFRFSLAAFAAQGRDIRFSEERVEGYKHFINKLWNASRFINLNIEKYGFDKGLKIEEIAKELLVTDRALMRLPERWILNRLSFAAAEVNRGLEEYRFNDAANAVYQFVWYEFCDWYIELSKTSFERSKEYSEAALKCLLYVLDASVRLLHPFMPFVTEEIWNSYPHEGKTIMLTSYPDMLAEDAEALERMDFVINAVTGIRSIRGEFNISPSKKISALIRTFSDAARLNLLEHKDYISALTRCGENLEIGENVEKSKGSVTSVKTEMEIYVPLSGLFDIEAETERLDKELKKVDEAIHGLNIKLSNEDFIERAPKAVVDKEKLKYNEHILKRERIVENISKLKEIK from the coding sequence ATGGAAGACACAAAAAAAGAGCCTTCAAAGGGATATATTCCCTCAGAAATAGAAGATAAATGGTATAACTTTTGGCTGAAAAATAATCTCTTCAGCCCGGAAAGCGACAGTGGGCGTCCGTCGTTTTCAATTGTGATTCCGCCCCCTAATGTTACCGGAACACTTCACATGGGACATGCCTTAAACGCAACCCTACAGGATACGCTTTGCAGATGGAAACGGATGAAGGGATTTAAGGTGCTGTGGGTGCCCGGCACAGACCACGCAGGCATAGCCACCCAGAATGTTGTGGAAAAAATGCTTGCTAAGGAGAATTTAACCCGCCACACGCTGGGACGTGATGAGTTTATAAAAAGGGTCTGGGAGTGGAAACGCAGTTATGGCGGGCAGATAATACATCAATTAAAAAAAATTGGCGCATCCTGTGACTGGACAAAGGAGCGCTTCACACTTGATGAGGGACTCTCTAACGCTGTGCGTGAGGTGTTTGTTTCCTTGTTTAACGAGGGACTTATATACAGAGCGCTGAGACTGATAAACTGGTGTCCGCGATGTTACACTGCGCTTTCCGACCTTGAGGCGGAACATGAGGAACTTGAGGGCAGACTCACCTACATCAAGTATCCACTTGAGGACGGCTCTGGCCATATCGTGGTAGCAACCACCCGACCTGAGACAATGCTTGGGGATACGGCAGTGGCCGTCAATCCCTTAGATGTAAGGTATCAGCAACTGGCAGGAAAACGTTTGATACTCCCGCTTACCGACCGGGCCATTCCCATAGTTACCGATACTGAGGTTGACCAGGCTTTTGGCACAGGTGCTGTAAAAGTGACCCCGTCACATGATTTTAACGATGAGGCGATTGCAAAGCGCCAAAATCCGAACCTTCCATTTATTACAGTCATAGGGCTTGACGGCACGATGACAGCCGATGCCGGACGGAGGTTTGCCGGCCTTGACAGATATGAGTGTAGAAAACAAGTTGTAGCTGACCTTAAGGAAAAAGGGCTTATCCAAAAAGAGGAAAAACATGTCCATTCGGTAGCCAGTTGCTACAGGTGTAAAACCATAATAGAGCCGCTCCCTACTGCCCAGTGGTATGTTAGTGTCTCTTCAATGGCAAAAGATGCTATTGATGCCGTAAAAGAGGGAAAGATTCGGATTATTCCCGATGGGTGGAAAAATAATTATTACTCATGGATGGAAAACATAAGAGACTGGTGCATATCAAGGCAGATATGGTGGGGGCACAGAATTCCTGTCTGGTACTGCCCTAAGTGCACAGATGATCAAGGCGCTTCTAACAGCGAATCCATTTTTATAGTGCTTTCGAAAAAACTAAGGGGACTTAACGAGGGAACATATAAGCAACTGACTGAGGCCGGTGTGGAACACAAGGATATAATCCAAAATGTCAGAAGTTTAACTGTTGGAATATCTGTTAAACCGTTTTCCGCAAGCGTTGACCCAACAAGTTGCCCGCACTGTGGATGTGGTGACATTATCCGCGACCAGGATGTCCTTGACACATGGTTTTCCTCGGCACTTTGGCCATTTTCCACCATGGGCTGGCCTGATAAGACAAAAGACCTCAGTGAATACTATCCGACAAGTGTGCTTGTCACAGCATTTGATATATTGTTTTTTTGGGTGGCGCGAATGATAATGATGGGGTTAAAGTTTATGAAAGACCGCCCGTTTAACGATGTGTACATTCATGCGCTCATAAGGGACGAAAGCGGGCAGAAGATGAGCAAGTCTAAGGGCAACGTGATTGACCCTCTGATTATGATAGATGAGTATGGGGCTGATTCTTTCAGATTTTCGCTGGCTGCGTTTGCTGCTCAGGGCAGAGATATCAGGTTTTCCGAGGAGAGGGTAGAGGGGTATAAGCACTTCATTAATAAACTCTGGAATGCTTCACGGTTTATAAATCTTAACATAGAAAAGTATGGATTTGATAAGGGATTGAAAATAGAGGAGATTGCAAAGGAACTCCTTGTGACAGACAGGGCTCTGATGCGCTTGCCTGAGAGGTGGATTCTAAACAGGCTGTCTTTTGCCGCAGCTGAGGTCAACAGAGGACTTGAGGAGTACAGGTTTAATGATGCAGCAAACGCTGTGTATCAGTTTGTGTGGTATGAGTTTTGCGATTGGTACATAGAGCTATCTAAGACCTCCTTTGAAAGGAGTAAAGAGTATTCTGAGGCTGCCCTTAAATGTCTTCTGTATGTGCTTGATGCCTCAGTGCGGCTTCTTCACCCCTTCATGCCCTTTGTAACAGAAGAGATTTGGAACTCATATCCTCACGAGGGAAAAACCATTATGCTCACCTCATATCCCGACATGTTGGCAGAGGACGCAGAAGCGCTGGAGCGTATGGATTTTGTCATTAACGCCGTAACCGGCATAAGAAGTATCCGCGGGGAGTTCAATATTTCACCGTCAAAGAAGATTTCGGCTTTAATCAGGACTTTTTCAGATGCAGCTCGCCTGAATCTGTTAGAACATAAGGATTATATCTCAGCGCTAACAAGGTGCGGGGAAAACCTTGAAATAGGTGAAAACGTGGAAAAGTCAAAGGGTTCGGTTACCTCGGTAAAGACAGAGATGGAAATATATGTTCCTTTAAGCGGACTGTTTGACATTGAGGCAGAGACGGAGAGGCTTGATAAGGAACTTAAAAAGGTTGATGAGGCGATACACGGGTTAAATATAAAACTCTCTAATGAGGATTTCATAGAGCGAGCGCCAAAGGCTGTAGTTGATAAAGAAAAGCTTAAATATAACGAGCATATTCTTAAAAGAGAGCGGATAGTGGAAAACATCAGTAAACTTAAGGAAATAAAATGA
- the nadC gene encoding carboxylating nicotinate-nucleotide diphosphorylase translates to MITPQVREFIRDALAEDIGHGDITTESTIDDNSMSEAVVLAKETMILAGILFFKEVFDILKQGVTVAVLATDGTTMQRGQNIARLTGNTASLLTGERVALNILQRLSGIATLTAKFVTEVKDLGVKILDTRKTTPNMRHMEKYAVTVGGGSNHRFGLYDGVLIKDNHIKASGGITKAVTRAKKNVPFLTKIEVEVQTLSELNEALSCGVDAVMLDNMNIEQMKEAVGVVRSTGGRILIEASGNVTLQNVRRIAETGVDVISTGFITHSAQAVDLSMKII, encoded by the coding sequence ATGATAACGCCGCAAGTCAGGGAATTCATAAGAGATGCCTTAGCTGAGGACATAGGACACGGCGATATAACGACAGAGAGCACAATTGATGATAATTCAATGTCTGAGGCTGTTGTGCTTGCCAAAGAGACAATGATTTTAGCCGGTATATTGTTTTTTAAAGAGGTTTTTGATATTCTCAAGCAGGGTGTAACGGTGGCCGTATTGGCCACAGACGGTACGACTATGCAACGCGGCCAGAACATTGCAAGACTTACCGGCAACACCGCCTCATTGCTTACAGGAGAGAGAGTTGCTTTAAATATTTTGCAGCGGTTATCAGGAATAGCAACATTAACCGCAAAATTTGTAACAGAGGTCAAAGATCTTGGGGTCAAAATTCTTGATACAAGAAAGACAACGCCCAACATGCGGCACATGGAAAAGTATGCGGTAACAGTGGGAGGCGGGTCAAACCACAGGTTTGGACTATATGATGGGGTACTAATTAAAGACAATCACATAAAGGCCTCAGGAGGAATTACAAAGGCAGTAACCAGGGCAAAAAAGAATGTCCCGTTTCTTACAAAAATAGAGGTTGAGGTGCAAACCCTCTCAGAACTCAATGAGGCTCTCAGTTGTGGCGTAGATGCTGTGATGCTGGATAATATGAATATAGAGCAGATGAAAGAAGCAGTCGGAGTAGTCAGAAGCACAGGAGGCAGGATTTTAATAGAGGCCTCCGGCAACGTGACACTGCAAAACGTGCGGAGAATTGCGGAAACCGGAGTTGATGTTATATCAACAGGGTTTATCACCCACTCGGCTCAGGCTGTTGACTTAAGTATGAAGATAATTTAA
- the trpD gene encoding anthranilate phosphoribosyltransferase, translating to MIREAISIVTQGINLSGAEMIDCMTEIMEGKATDAQIAAFLTALKIKGETVEEITAAVSVMRKKAIKINAPEGVVDTCGTGGDLSHTFNISTTAAIVTSACGIPVAKHGNRSSSSRSGSADVLEALGIKIDLSPENVEKCLFDTGFGFLFAPLFHPAMKYAVTPRREIGIRTIFNILGPLTNPAGAKRQTVGVYDSALTEPLARVLGNLGAIDAMVFHGTDGLDEVTITNGTRVSRFSGGTVDNLVFTPEDFRLDRATLTDIAGGSREDNARITQEILSGKKGPMHDIVVMNSACALMVSEGQYDIDTAVNTVTEALDSGRALKKLEEIKRVSVSLSN from the coding sequence ATGATAAGAGAGGCGATAAGCATAGTGACTCAGGGGATAAACCTTAGTGGTGCCGAGATGATTGACTGCATGACAGAAATAATGGAGGGCAAAGCAACGGATGCCCAGATAGCGGCGTTTTTGACAGCCCTTAAGATTAAAGGCGAAACAGTTGAAGAGATAACGGCAGCCGTCTCTGTGATGAGAAAGAAGGCTATAAAAATAAATGCGCCTGAAGGGGTTGTAGATACCTGCGGCACTGGTGGCGATCTTTCTCACACATTTAACATATCAACAACCGCTGCCATTGTTACCTCAGCGTGCGGAATTCCTGTGGCAAAGCACGGTAACCGTTCCTCGTCAAGCCGTAGCGGAAGCGCCGATGTGCTTGAAGCGCTTGGCATAAAAATAGACCTGAGTCCCGAAAACGTTGAAAAATGTTTGTTTGATACAGGGTTTGGTTTCCTTTTTGCGCCACTTTTTCACCCTGCTATGAAATATGCAGTTACCCCAAGGCGAGAAATCGGAATTAGAACGATTTTTAATATACTTGGGCCTCTGACAAATCCTGCAGGAGCTAAACGGCAAACAGTAGGCGTCTATGACTCAGCATTAACGGAGCCGCTTGCAAGGGTGCTTGGTAATCTGGGCGCCATTGATGCTATGGTGTTTCATGGAACGGACGGACTCGATGAGGTAACTATAACGAACGGCACACGGGTATCACGTTTTTCAGGAGGTACCGTTGATAATCTGGTGTTTACACCTGAGGATTTTCGTTTAGACAGAGCGACGCTTACTGACATAGCAGGCGGGAGCCGTGAGGACAATGCTCGTATTACACAAGAAATTCTAAGCGGTAAAAAAGGCCCCATGCACGACATAGTTGTCATGAACTCCGCTTGCGCTCTTATGGTATCTGAGGGACAGTATGATATTGATACGGCAGTTAATACTGTAACTGAGGCATTGGACAGCGGACGGGCACTTAAGAAGTTAGAGGAAATAAAGAGAGTCTCCGTGTCTTTATCAAACTAA
- a CDS encoding aminodeoxychorismate/anthranilate synthase component II, with translation MLLMIDNYDSFTYNLVQYLGELGQNIKVFRNDKITLNEIEKLRPEKIVISPGPCTPNEAGVSVDLIKTFCTRIPIFGVCLGHQSIGAAFNADIVRADRLMHGKTSLIYHDNRGIFKGIPNPFEATRYHSLIIKNGTLSEDFEITAWTDADEIMGVRHKSYPLDGVQFHPESILTKAGKDILSNFLTLADVFNSHHSTGGD, from the coding sequence ATGCTTTTAATGATAGATAATTATGATTCCTTTACGTACAATCTGGTTCAGTACCTTGGGGAACTTGGACAGAACATAAAAGTGTTCAGAAACGATAAAATCACCCTCAATGAAATTGAGAAACTAAGGCCGGAAAAAATTGTGATTTCTCCAGGCCCCTGCACACCAAATGAGGCCGGTGTTTCCGTTGATTTGATTAAAACATTTTGTACCAGAATCCCAATTTTTGGCGTTTGCCTGGGACATCAGTCCATAGGAGCCGCATTTAACGCAGACATTGTCAGAGCGGACAGGCTTATGCACGGCAAAACCTCACTGATTTACCACGACAACCGCGGCATATTTAAAGGCATACCAAATCCGTTTGAAGCTACCCGGTATCATTCCCTCATTATCAAAAATGGTACACTTTCCGAGGATTTTGAAATCACCGCGTGGACTGACGCAGATGAAATCATGGGGGTCAGGCACAAGTCATACCCACTGGATGGGGTGCAGTTTCACCCGGAGTCAATACTAACCAAAGCTGGCAAGGATATACTTTCAAATTTCCTGACACTTGCCGATGTTTTTAACAGCCATCACAGCACAGGTGGAGACTAA
- the trpE gene encoding anthranilate synthase component I, which produces MYYPKIEEFKKISEEGNLIPVYTEILADTETPVSAYLKLCGPNSFLLESVMGGEKWARYSFLGVAPEKIIRSYGNDVEIITDGKSITKTVPDPIEVLRAELSQHVPVKIQGLPRFYGGLVGYIGYECVRFFESVPVREKPSLDFPDSMFMLMDTIVIFDNLRQAIKVVANASLIGGKTPEESYKEATAKIDALVEMLKKPSTSRTLSIAENLTNVKDSDGFKSSFVEKGQFLAAVEKSKEYIRAGDAFQIVVSQRFEADIDIDPFDVYRCLRVINPSPYMFYLNFGDIKIVGSSPEILVRVEDGKITLRPIAGTRKRGRSSDEDSALEVELKADPKERAEHIMLVDLGRNDVGRVAVTGSVKVTELMDVERYSHVMHIVSNVEGVLREGLDSFDVLRACFPAGTVTGAPKVRAMEIIDELEPVMRGPYAGAVGYFGFSGSMDTCITIRTILITEGKVYVQAGAGIVADSVAENEYDETVNKAKGMFRAVNMAKSGY; this is translated from the coding sequence ATGTATTATCCAAAAATAGAGGAATTTAAAAAAATATCTGAAGAGGGTAATCTAATCCCTGTTTATACCGAGATTTTAGCAGACACCGAGACTCCGGTTTCGGCCTATTTAAAACTGTGCGGACCTAACAGTTTCCTGCTTGAGAGCGTTATGGGGGGCGAGAAGTGGGCAAGGTATTCGTTTTTAGGAGTGGCGCCTGAAAAAATTATAAGATCGTATGGAAATGATGTTGAAATCATAACTGATGGTAAATCCATCACAAAAACGGTGCCAGACCCTATAGAGGTTCTAAGAGCAGAACTCTCGCAGCATGTTCCTGTCAAGATTCAGGGGCTGCCGCGATTTTATGGCGGACTTGTCGGATATATCGGATATGAGTGCGTGCGGTTTTTTGAAAGCGTTCCGGTAAGGGAGAAACCATCCCTTGATTTTCCTGATTCGATGTTTATGCTTATGGATACTATTGTAATTTTTGACAACCTGAGACAGGCAATTAAAGTGGTCGCTAATGCCTCCCTCATTGGCGGTAAAACCCCTGAGGAAAGTTACAAAGAGGCCACGGCAAAAATTGACGCTCTTGTTGAAATGCTAAAAAAACCGTCAACCAGCCGCACTCTCTCAATTGCTGAAAATCTCACTAATGTTAAAGACTCTGATGGATTTAAGTCATCATTTGTTGAAAAAGGACAGTTTCTTGCTGCAGTGGAAAAATCAAAGGAATACATAAGAGCAGGGGATGCCTTTCAAATAGTGGTGTCTCAGCGGTTTGAGGCAGACATAGATATAGACCCATTTGATGTGTATCGCTGCCTGCGGGTAATCAATCCCTCGCCGTACATGTTTTATCTTAACTTTGGGGATATAAAAATCGTCGGGTCCTCACCGGAGATTCTTGTCAGGGTAGAGGATGGCAAAATTACACTGCGCCCGATTGCGGGCACTCGTAAACGCGGACGCTCAAGCGATGAGGACAGTGCCCTTGAGGTTGAATTGAAGGCTGACCCAAAAGAACGGGCAGAGCACATAATGCTGGTTGATCTTGGCAGGAACGATGTTGGACGTGTGGCTGTCACAGGGTCAGTTAAGGTTACCGAACTAATGGACGTAGAGCGCTATAGCCATGTCATGCACATAGTGTCAAATGTGGAGGGTGTTTTACGAGAGGGGCTTGACTCCTTTGATGTGTTAAGAGCTTGTTTTCCGGCTGGAACCGTAACGGGAGCGCCTAAGGTGCGGGCAATGGAAATTATAGATGAGCTTGAACCTGTCATGCGTGGGCCCTATGCCGGAGCTGTAGGATATTTCGGCTTTTCCGGCTCAATGGATACGTGTATTACAATACGCACCATACTGATTACAGAGGGCAAGGTATATGTGCAGGCAGGGGCCGGAATTGTTGCTGACTCGGTTGCCGAAAATGAGTATGATGAAACTGTTAATAAAGCAAAAGGCATGTTTCGTGCCGTTAACATGGCTAAGAGCGGGTATTAG
- a CDS encoding nitroreductase family protein, protein MTNFSVNKERCLKCGECIEDCVMNIIAFEGQYPAIIPGKESECVQCEHCFAVCSEGAVSILGLNPDNAIRLEGNLPETSKLEVLMKGRRAVRRYLKEPVLWETISGLLDVVANSPTGRNTRQNLFTVVSDPLVMDKIKQETMEGLRRAVANYALPKGFEFYSFVVDAWDAGKDIVFRGAPHMLVVSSPKDGPSPEADTLIALTYFELLAQSMGIGTLWNGLLKWAVTAVVPELRKKIGIPEDHYIGYCMVFGRPAVQYYRTVQRGPAQINRVTF, encoded by the coding sequence ATGACTAACTTTTCAGTTAACAAAGAAAGATGTCTTAAGTGCGGTGAGTGCATAGAGGATTGCGTAATGAATATTATTGCATTTGAAGGACAATACCCTGCTATTATTCCAGGAAAGGAAAGCGAATGCGTTCAGTGTGAGCATTGTTTTGCTGTCTGCAGTGAAGGGGCAGTTAGCATCTTAGGCCTTAATCCGGACAATGCAATCAGGCTTGAAGGAAATCTGCCCGAAACCAGTAAGCTTGAGGTACTTATGAAAGGACGGCGGGCAGTGAGACGTTATTTGAAAGAGCCTGTACTGTGGGAGACGATAAGTGGTCTGTTGGATGTTGTAGCAAATTCGCCCACAGGCAGAAATACAAGACAGAATCTTTTTACAGTTGTTAGTGACCCTCTGGTTATGGATAAAATAAAACAGGAAACTATGGAAGGACTCCGGAGGGCAGTTGCAAACTATGCTCTTCCAAAGGGATTTGAATTCTACTCTTTTGTAGTTGATGCCTGGGATGCAGGCAAGGACATTGTTTTCCGTGGCGCACCACACATGCTTGTTGTATCATCACCAAAAGATGGCCCGTCTCCTGAGGCAGACACCCTTATTGCACTAACTTATTTTGAGTTGTTGGCACAAAGCATGGGAATAGGTACACTTTGGAACGGCCTTTTAAAATGGGCTGTCACTGCCGTTGTGCCAGAGCTTAGAAAGAAAATTGGAATTCCTGAAGATCATTATATAGGGTATTGCATGGTATTTGGCAGACCTGCCGTACAGTATTACCGCACTGTTCAGAGAGGCCCGGCACAGATAAACAGGGTTACATTCTGA